One genomic segment of Dysosmobacter sp. Marseille-Q4140 includes these proteins:
- a CDS encoding ABC transporter ATP-binding protein → MIQLMKRILAVSGRYKRRIQIAFVFSFLKSLLAKAPIMLAFLVLSSFYEGTITAGDCLWYGIALVVCVLLQVLFHHIADRLQSAAGFLVFSDMRMDLGAHLRRMPMGYFTEGNIGKISSVLSSDMVFIEENCMTVLADMMSYIFAQAILVVFLLCFDLWIGLAALAIIGIVLLIARGMKREALQDSVARQEQNENLTEAVLDFVEGIGIIKTYNLLGEKSRELTDNFQRSCDTSLQFEEDHSPWQLRLNLAYGLGAAAIEAIALALESAGLMSVPYLVGIMLFVFDLFGPIKALYTQATRLTVMNSCMDRIEEVFHEPELPDDGRDSIPDTGEAPEVEFQHVRFAYGEKEVLHDISFSLPRNQMLALVGPSGGGKSTIANLLTRFWDVKGGRVLVRGKDVREVKLSDLMDHISMVFQRVYLFQDTIYNNIAMGRPDATREEVLEAARKARCYDFVMALPDGFDTVIGEGGESLSGGERQRISIARCILKDAPIVILDEATASVDTDNESYIQQAISELVKGKTLLVIAHRLNTIRGADQILVVSNGEIVQRGTHQSLMEEGGIYRNFVTVRQQSRGWNRQAGA, encoded by the coding sequence ATGATCCAACTGATGAAACGGATTCTGGCGGTCTCCGGCCGGTATAAGCGGCGGATCCAAATCGCCTTTGTCTTTTCGTTCCTGAAATCCCTGCTGGCCAAAGCGCCGATCATGCTGGCGTTCCTGGTGCTCTCCAGCTTTTACGAGGGGACCATCACCGCCGGCGACTGCCTCTGGTACGGCATCGCCCTGGTGGTCTGCGTCTTGCTTCAGGTCCTCTTTCACCACATCGCCGACCGGCTCCAGTCCGCGGCGGGTTTCCTGGTATTTTCGGACATGCGGATGGATCTGGGTGCCCACTTGCGGCGGATGCCCATGGGCTACTTCACCGAGGGCAACATTGGCAAAATCAGCTCCGTCCTTTCCTCCGACATGGTGTTCATTGAGGAAAACTGCATGACCGTACTGGCGGACATGATGAGCTACATTTTTGCCCAAGCCATCCTGGTGGTCTTCCTGCTCTGCTTTGACCTCTGGATCGGTCTGGCAGCCCTTGCGATCATCGGCATCGTGCTGCTCATTGCCCGGGGCATGAAGCGTGAGGCCCTCCAGGACTCCGTGGCGCGGCAGGAGCAGAACGAGAATCTCACCGAGGCGGTGCTGGACTTCGTGGAAGGCATCGGGATCATCAAGACCTACAATCTTCTGGGAGAAAAGTCCCGGGAACTGACCGATAACTTCCAAAGGAGCTGCGACACCAGTCTTCAGTTTGAGGAGGACCACTCCCCCTGGCAGCTGCGGCTGAACCTGGCCTACGGCCTGGGGGCGGCGGCCATCGAGGCCATCGCCCTGGCGCTGGAGAGCGCCGGACTCATGAGCGTCCCCTACCTGGTGGGCATCATGCTCTTCGTCTTTGACCTGTTCGGCCCCATCAAGGCCCTGTATACCCAGGCCACCCGGCTGACCGTCATGAACAGCTGCATGGACCGGATCGAGGAGGTCTTTCACGAGCCGGAGCTGCCGGACGACGGCCGGGACTCCATCCCGGATACCGGCGAAGCCCCGGAGGTGGAGTTCCAGCATGTGCGCTTTGCCTATGGGGAGAAAGAGGTACTCCACGACATCTCCTTCTCCCTGCCCCGGAACCAGATGCTGGCCCTGGTAGGACCCTCCGGCGGGGGCAAATCCACCATCGCCAACCTGCTCACCCGTTTCTGGGATGTGAAAGGCGGCCGGGTACTGGTTCGAGGAAAGGACGTGCGTGAGGTGAAACTCTCTGACCTAATGGACCACATCAGCATGGTGTTCCAGCGGGTCTATCTCTTCCAGGACACCATCTACAACAACATCGCCATGGGCCGCCCGGACGCCACCCGGGAGGAGGTGCTGGAGGCGGCCCGCAAGGCCCGGTGCTATGACTTTGTGATGGCCCTGCCCGACGGGTTCGACACAGTGATCGGTGAAGGGGGCGAGAGCCTCTCCGGTGGGGAGCGGCAGCGGATCTCCATTGCCCGCTGCATCCTGAAGGACGCCCCTATCGTCATCTTGGACGAGGCTACTGCCAGTGTGGACACAGACAATGAGAGCTACATCCAGCAGGCCATCTCAGAGCTGGTGAAGGGCAAGACCCTGCTGGTCATCGCCCACCGGCTGAACACCATCCGGGGCGCGGATCAGATCCTCGTCGTATCCAATGGGGAGATCGTTCAGCGGGGCACCCATCAGTCGCTGATGGAGGAGGGCGGTATCTACCGGAACTTCGTCACCGTGCGGCAGCAGAGCCGGGGGTGGAACCGCCAAGCCGGTGCATAG
- a CDS encoding TetR/AcrR family transcriptional regulator, producing the protein MAKQKPGVYDRVLECAKDEFLSKGFLDASLRAIAQEAGTSTGSIYTRFGDKEGLFRAIVEPVVDEFRAMFREIQESFHQLDGETQKAEMGQYTARHQMDLLDYIYDHFDVFRLLLDGAHGTRFACFLDELVDIEVEYTYQYMEVIGCESVKSGQVTEEFIHIIVTAYFNGMFEVVRHNMDRAAAHRYVKMLNDYHMAGFGTVFDPQP; encoded by the coding sequence ATGGCAAAGCAGAAGCCCGGCGTCTATGACCGGGTGCTGGAGTGCGCCAAGGACGAGTTTTTGTCCAAAGGCTTTCTGGACGCCTCCCTGCGGGCTATCGCCCAGGAGGCGGGCACCAGCACCGGGTCCATCTACACCCGCTTTGGGGACAAGGAGGGTCTGTTTCGGGCGATTGTAGAACCGGTGGTGGACGAGTTCCGGGCCATGTTCCGGGAGATCCAGGAGAGCTTCCACCAGCTGGATGGCGAGACGCAGAAAGCGGAGATGGGGCAGTACACCGCCCGCCATCAGATGGACCTGCTGGACTACATCTACGACCACTTCGATGTGTTCCGCCTCCTGCTGGACGGGGCCCACGGCACCCGGTTCGCCTGTTTCCTGGACGAACTGGTGGATATCGAGGTGGAGTATACCTACCAGTACATGGAGGTCATCGGCTGTGAGAGCGTGAAGTCCGGCCAGGTGACGGAGGAGTTCATCCACATCATCGTCACCGCCTATTTCAACGGCATGTTCGAGGTGGTGCGCCACAACATGGACCGGGCCGCCGCCCATCGCTATGTGAAGATGCTCAACGACTACCATATGGCGGGCTTCGGCACTGTGTTCGATCCCCAGCCCTGA
- a CDS encoding ABC transporter ATP-binding protein yields MKQQNPMLRLWELGEAQHGSLIQAILSAVVGVLCGMAPYFAAAQIILGLLSGNQEFSFYLIWCAVALAGFLLRASLYSLALSISHKATFSILKSIREKILEKLPRMPLGTILDTSSGQMKQVIVDQVESMERPLAHLLPEMTANVLGPVCILVYLFILDWRMALLSLVSIPVGMAFMMAVMANYGKQYEGSVKTTQAMNSAIVEYIGGIEVIKAFNQGKQSYARFSDSVKANASYFYHWMKSCQLPISLSKAISPTTMITILPVGWLLYAGGSLPVETFITTIVLSLGIAGPLLSAMDFVDSLAKVGTIVGSVDEILNGEEQDHGNAPVQFQGRDIALSHVSFGYHADKEVLHDVSLTIPAGTMTAFVGPSGSGKSTIAKLIAGFWDVSAGTITLGGQDLKKIPLPQLYDQVAFVSQDNYLFDESVRENIRMGRPNAAEQEVEAVAKAAGCDDFIRALEQGYDTIVGGGGAHLSGGERQRIAIARAMLKDAPIVVLDEATAYIDPENEALVQRAVGKLVAGRTVLVIAHRLSTITGADQIVVVNGGRIEATGKHEKLLDTCPLYREMWQAHMGVKEGEQA; encoded by the coding sequence ATGAAGCAACAAAATCCCATGCTTCGGCTATGGGAACTGGGTGAGGCACAGCACGGCAGCCTGATTCAGGCCATCCTGTCCGCCGTGGTGGGGGTGCTGTGCGGCATGGCCCCCTACTTTGCCGCCGCTCAGATCATCCTCGGTCTGTTGTCCGGAAACCAGGAATTTTCGTTCTACCTGATCTGGTGCGCCGTGGCCCTGGCGGGGTTTCTGCTGCGGGCCAGCCTCTACTCCCTGGCCCTGTCCATTTCCCACAAGGCTACCTTCTCCATTCTGAAGTCCATCCGGGAGAAAATTTTGGAGAAACTCCCCAGAATGCCTCTCGGCACCATCCTGGATACCTCCAGCGGCCAGATGAAGCAGGTCATCGTTGACCAGGTGGAGAGCATGGAGCGGCCCCTGGCCCATCTATTGCCGGAGATGACCGCCAACGTGCTTGGGCCGGTGTGCATCCTCGTCTACCTGTTCATATTGGACTGGAGGATGGCCCTGCTGAGCCTGGTGTCCATCCCGGTGGGCATGGCCTTCATGATGGCGGTAATGGCCAACTACGGCAAGCAGTACGAGGGCTCCGTCAAGACCACCCAGGCCATGAACAGCGCCATCGTGGAGTACATCGGCGGCATTGAGGTCATCAAGGCCTTCAATCAGGGGAAGCAGTCCTACGCCCGGTTTTCCGACAGCGTAAAGGCCAACGCCTCCTACTTCTACCACTGGATGAAAAGCTGCCAGCTGCCCATCTCCCTGTCCAAGGCCATCTCCCCCACCACCATGATCACCATTTTGCCGGTGGGCTGGCTCCTGTATGCCGGCGGGAGTCTGCCGGTGGAGACCTTCATCACCACCATCGTGCTGTCCCTGGGCATCGCCGGACCGCTGCTCTCCGCCATGGACTTTGTGGATAGTCTGGCTAAGGTAGGCACCATCGTGGGCTCAGTGGACGAGATTTTGAACGGTGAGGAGCAAGACCACGGGAACGCCCCGGTGCAGTTCCAGGGGCGGGACATCGCCCTCTCCCATGTGTCCTTCGGCTACCACGCGGACAAGGAGGTCCTCCACGACGTGTCCCTCACCATCCCCGCCGGCACCATGACTGCCTTTGTGGGCCCCTCCGGCTCCGGCAAGTCCACCATCGCCAAACTGATCGCCGGGTTCTGGGATGTGTCCGCCGGTACCATCACCCTGGGCGGGCAGGATCTGAAGAAAATCCCGCTACCCCAGCTCTATGACCAGGTGGCCTTTGTGTCCCAGGACAACTACCTCTTTGACGAGAGCGTCCGGGAGAACATCCGCATGGGCCGCCCCAATGCCGCCGAACAGGAGGTGGAGGCTGTGGCTAAGGCCGCCGGGTGCGACGATTTCATTCGGGCCCTGGAACAGGGCTATGACACCATCGTGGGCGGAGGCGGCGCCCACCTCTCCGGCGGGGAGCGGCAGCGCATAGCCATCGCCCGAGCCATGCTGAAGGATGCTCCTATTGTCGTTCTTGACGAGGCCACCGCCTACATTGACCCAGAAAACGAAGCCCTGGTCCAGCGTGCAGTGGGCAAGCTGGTTGCGGGCAGGACGGTGCTGGTCATCGCCCACCGGCTGAGCACCATCACTGGCGCGGACCAGATCGTGGTGGTGAACGGCGGCCGCATCGAGGCCACTGGCAAGCACGAGAAACTGTTGGACACCTGCCCCCTCTATCGGGAGATGTGGCAGGCCCACATGGGGGTAAAGGAGGGCGAGCAGGCATGA
- a CDS encoding ABC transporter ATP-binding protein — MIEVLRKIWRFAGEEQRNIRKSMVLGFFYAIFHMFQIAAIYVVVLALVDGSTSAAPAWQALALLLVSILGRAIMNRFSQLQQTHAGYFMVANKRLHMGDKLKRIPMGYFNDQSLGELTGIATTILDEVESAGAMVLVTILGGLINSAVMLLCVLFWDWRIGLLALAGMALYLLLLSRMEKQSAKIAPKRQRDEARLVEAVLEQLQGMSVIKSFNLTGKGDKRVRQALEDSRSNNLAVEKLFTPYIWAQEMALHLFSVVILAAAVWLYLSGSLTLANALMSVIISFLIFSQIQSAGSGVSALRLVGSSIDHANQVDGIPEMDQNGAALHPDSHDIVFDHVDFSYGSRPILKDVSLTIPDRTTTAIVGPSGSGKTTLCNLIARFWDVEGGRVAIGGRDVREYTLESLMDQVSMVFQRVYLFHDTIENNIKFGCPNATHEQVMDAAKKACCHDFISALPEGYDTVIGEGGATLSGGEKQRISIARCLLKDAPIVIFDEATANVDPENEDQLQKAMEALTREKTVLMIAHRLKTVRSADQILVLDQGRIVQRGTHGELIGQEGIYRNFVTQRAEAGKWSL; from the coding sequence ATGATCGAGGTTTTGAGAAAGATCTGGCGTTTTGCCGGCGAGGAACAAAGAAACATCCGCAAGTCCATGGTGCTGGGGTTCTTTTACGCCATCTTCCACATGTTCCAGATCGCGGCCATCTATGTGGTGGTCCTGGCCCTGGTGGACGGCTCCACTTCTGCCGCACCGGCCTGGCAGGCCCTGGCCCTGCTGCTGGTCAGCATTCTGGGCCGGGCGATCATGAATCGGTTCAGCCAGCTGCAGCAGACTCACGCCGGGTATTTCATGGTGGCCAACAAGCGCCTCCACATGGGTGATAAGCTCAAGCGCATTCCCATGGGTTATTTCAACGACCAGAGCTTAGGGGAACTCACCGGCATCGCCACTACCATTCTGGACGAGGTGGAGAGCGCCGGGGCCATGGTGTTGGTCACGATCCTGGGCGGGCTCATCAATTCCGCCGTCATGCTGCTGTGTGTCCTGTTCTGGGACTGGCGCATTGGCCTGCTGGCCTTGGCTGGAATGGCGCTGTACCTGCTGCTCCTCTCCCGCATGGAAAAACAGTCCGCTAAAATCGCCCCCAAGCGCCAGCGGGACGAGGCCCGGCTGGTGGAGGCGGTGCTGGAGCAGCTCCAGGGCATGAGCGTCATCAAGTCCTTCAACCTCACCGGCAAGGGGGACAAACGGGTTCGTCAGGCCCTGGAGGACAGCCGCAGCAACAATCTGGCGGTGGAAAAACTGTTCACTCCCTACATCTGGGCTCAGGAAATGGCCCTCCACCTGTTCAGCGTGGTGATCCTGGCGGCCGCTGTGTGGCTGTATCTGAGCGGCAGTCTGACACTGGCCAATGCCCTGATGTCCGTGATCATTTCCTTCTTGATCTTCTCCCAGATCCAGTCCGCGGGCAGCGGCGTGTCCGCCCTGCGCCTGGTGGGCAGCTCTATCGACCACGCCAACCAGGTGGACGGCATCCCGGAGATGGATCAGAACGGCGCGGCGCTCCATCCGGACTCCCACGACATCGTGTTCGACCATGTGGACTTCTCCTACGGCAGCCGGCCCATCCTGAAGGATGTGTCCCTCACCATCCCGGACAGGACCACCACCGCCATCGTGGGACCCTCGGGCTCCGGCAAGACCACCCTCTGCAACCTGATCGCCCGGTTCTGGGACGTGGAGGGCGGCCGGGTCGCCATCGGCGGCCGGGATGTGCGGGAATACACGTTGGAATCCCTGATGGATCAGGTGAGCATGGTGTTCCAGCGGGTGTATCTCTTCCACGACACCATTGAGAACAACATCAAGTTCGGCTGTCCCAACGCTACCCACGAGCAGGTGATGGATGCGGCGAAGAAGGCCTGCTGCCATGATTTCATCTCCGCCCTGCCGGAAGGGTACGACACGGTCATCGGTGAGGGCGGGGCTACCCTGTCTGGCGGTGAGAAGCAGCGGATCTCCATTGCCCGGTGCCTGCTGAAGGATGCCCCCATCGTCATCTTTGACGAGGCCACCGCCAACGTGGATCCGGAGAACGAGGACCAGCTCCAGAAGGCCATGGAGGCCCTGACCCGGGAGAAGACCGTGCTGATGATCGCCCACCGGCTGAAAACCGTCCGCAGCGCCGACCAGATCCTGGTGCTGGATCAGGGCCGCATCGTCCAGCGGGGTACCCACGGGGAGCTGATCGGCCAGGAGGGCATCTACCGGAACTTTGTAACTCAAAGGGCCGAGGCCGGCAAGTGGTCGCTGTAA
- a CDS encoding winged helix-turn-helix transcriptional regulator, which translates to MDEIIIIRAADPDGSVFQAVMDALNGKRAEVVSIAALVAPVLRIRELEIYHKHRRVFMAGKEVHLNHGEYTMLYCMANRPGQVFSKAQLYEAAWGEEYLHGTNSVKNTTWRLRKKLEEDPRHPAYVKTAARITITGSAPGCARLLQPGADFS; encoded by the coding sequence GTGGATGAAATTATCATTATCCGGGCTGCCGACCCGGACGGCAGCGTGTTCCAGGCCGTCATGGACGCGCTGAATGGCAAAAGGGCGGAGGTGGTCAGCATCGCTGCCCTGGTTGCCCCCGTGCTGCGTATCAGAGAGCTGGAGATCTATCACAAGCACCGGCGCGTGTTCATGGCAGGCAAGGAAGTACACCTCAACCATGGAGAATACACCATGCTCTACTGCATGGCCAACCGACCTGGGCAGGTGTTCTCCAAAGCGCAGCTCTATGAGGCCGCTTGGGGCGAGGAATATCTGCACGGGACAAACTCCGTGAAGAATACCACCTGGCGGCTGAGAAAAAAGTTGGAGGAGGATCCCAGGCATCCGGCTTATGTGAAAACAGCGGCTCGCATCACAATAACTGGATCAGCGCCAGGCTGCGCAAGATTGTTGCAGCCTGGCGCTGATTTTTCATAA
- a CDS encoding metal-dependent transcriptional regulator, whose translation MKLHASGEDYLEAILVLQKQKGMVRSVDVARHLEVTKPSVCNAVATLRDGGFLTMDEGYFLHLTDVGREVAEQIYEKHRFFTDRLIAAGVDPATAERDACRIEHVISDESFERLKAAAKPES comes from the coding sequence ATGAAACTCCACGCATCTGGAGAGGATTACCTGGAGGCCATTCTGGTACTCCAAAAGCAGAAAGGCATGGTGCGCTCTGTAGATGTGGCCCGGCATCTGGAGGTCACAAAGCCAAGCGTCTGCAATGCGGTGGCGACCCTGCGGGACGGAGGCTTTCTCACGATGGACGAGGGCTATTTTCTGCATCTCACCGATGTAGGGCGAGAAGTGGCGGAGCAGATCTATGAAAAGCATCGGTTCTTTACCGACCGGCTGATTGCCGCTGGCGTGGACCCGGCAACAGCTGAACGGGACGCCTGCCGGATCGAGCACGTCATCAGTGATGAAAGTTTCGAGAGGCTGAAAGCTGCCGCGAAACCAGAATCGTAA
- a CDS encoding ABC transporter ATP-binding protein, whose protein sequence is MREYKVNGSIGAEEGGLGHEVLKKNRNFYIGVAGTVLEGMLSGSLFMLLYAVMQFLWSGQFDMDQALVLTGVIAGIFLLRILIYSYGYTKAQIGGAEVSRNIRLFMGDHLKRIPLSRFTQGQTGDYINTITSDVNNYEKILTHKIGDLAKSFALSIMLIVFVMTVYVPAGLILLAADLLLIPGLWLSFRMVRKYGQEKNDICAENVSSIVEYVSGIQTFRAYGVGGLKNKTVIDAMRAFCRISYVYEAKVLPVGAGLSILTWLACPLVIWAAYAPWAAGTLDTVSYLLICMLPLFCAKLANTIFVDLTSYKNLMISKSKILGVMEEPEESGSMEPFQTDTHEITFDHVDFAYVPGEPVLKQATFTVPDQKLTAIVGDSGSGKSTILNLIAKYYEPSGGTISIGGRPTGRVAAERVLEQISMVDQDVFLFDDTIRDNIRHARPDATDGEIEAACREANCDGFIRSMEKGYDTPTGENGNLLSGGERQRISIARAILKNSPILLLDEATASLDIENELAVKQAIANLLKEKKTVVMIAHTLSIVKNADQILVVADGKIAEAGTHEELLAKNGKYAAMWQAEQKISA, encoded by the coding sequence ATGCGTGAGTACAAGGTGAATGGCTCCATAGGAGCCGAAGAGGGTGGCCTGGGCCACGAGGTATTGAAGAAGAATCGGAATTTCTATATTGGTGTTGCAGGGACTGTGCTGGAAGGCATGCTCTCCGGCAGCCTCTTCATGCTGCTCTATGCGGTGATGCAATTCTTGTGGTCTGGCCAGTTTGACATGGATCAGGCCCTGGTGCTGACCGGGGTGATCGCCGGGATATTCCTGCTCCGTATCCTGATTTACAGTTATGGCTATACCAAGGCCCAAATCGGCGGTGCGGAGGTCAGCCGGAACATCCGCCTCTTCATGGGGGACCACCTCAAGCGTATCCCGCTGTCCCGCTTTACTCAGGGGCAGACCGGCGACTACATCAACACTATCACCAGCGACGTCAACAACTATGAAAAGATCCTGACCCATAAAATCGGGGACCTGGCGAAGAGCTTCGCCCTGTCCATCATGCTGATCGTGTTTGTCATGACCGTCTACGTCCCTGCGGGACTGATCCTGCTGGCGGCTGATCTGCTGCTGATTCCCGGCCTGTGGCTATCCTTCCGCATGGTGCGGAAATACGGCCAGGAGAAGAACGACATCTGTGCGGAGAATGTCAGCAGCATTGTGGAGTATGTATCCGGTATCCAGACCTTCCGGGCCTACGGTGTGGGTGGCCTGAAGAATAAAACCGTCATTGACGCCATGCGGGCATTCTGCCGCATCAGCTATGTGTATGAGGCCAAGGTGCTCCCGGTGGGGGCGGGACTGAGCATCCTGACCTGGCTGGCCTGCCCGCTGGTCATCTGGGCAGCGTATGCGCCATGGGCGGCCGGGACACTGGATACCGTGTCCTACCTGCTGATCTGCATGCTGCCCCTGTTCTGCGCGAAACTGGCCAACACCATCTTTGTGGACCTCACCAGCTACAAAAACCTGATGATCTCCAAAAGCAAAATCCTGGGCGTTATGGAGGAGCCGGAGGAGAGCGGCAGCATGGAGCCGTTCCAGACGGATACCCATGAGATCACCTTTGACCATGTGGATTTTGCGTATGTCCCCGGAGAGCCTGTGCTGAAACAGGCCACCTTTACGGTGCCAGACCAGAAGCTCACCGCCATCGTGGGGGACTCCGGTTCCGGCAAGTCCACCATCCTGAACCTGATCGCCAAATACTATGAGCCGAGCGGCGGCACCATATCCATCGGCGGCAGGCCCACGGGCCGTGTGGCGGCGGAGCGGGTGCTGGAGCAGATCTCCATGGTGGATCAGGATGTGTTCCTCTTTGATGACACCATCCGTGACAATATCCGCCACGCACGCCCTGATGCCACCGATGGGGAAATCGAGGCGGCTTGCCGGGAGGCCAACTGCGACGGCTTTATCCGCAGCATGGAGAAGGGCTATGATACCCCCACAGGGGAGAATGGCAATCTGCTCTCCGGCGGCGAGCGCCAGCGCATCTCTATTGCCCGAGCCATTTTGAAAAACAGTCCCATTCTGCTGCTGGACGAGGCTACGGCGTCCCTGGACATCGAGAACGAGCTGGCGGTGAAACAGGCCATTGCCAATCTGCTCAAGGAGAAAAAGACCGTGGTGATGATTGCCCATACCCTGTCCATTGTCAAGAATGCGGACCAGATCCTGGTGGTAGCAGACGGGAAGATCGCAGAGGCCGGTACCCATGAGGAGCTGCTGGCCAAGAACGGGAAGTACGCGGCCATGTGGCAGGCAGAGCAAAAAATATCCGCCTGA
- a CDS encoding ABC transporter ATP-binding protein, which yields MKQKKVNRVALLLHWAGEQKVWLFLAVFLSAAGGLCIVVPYMGIYQLMDAAFNGTCTRELVVRIVAMIAAAVTLRFVLFGGSGVAAHKGAYGALFKVRCMVAEHMARAPLGALNERRTGDIKTVLNEDIEKLELFLAHNLPDLVCYLVGPVVVFAYLMTVNIPLALVSLVPLILAVAVMGVMFRNTDDLMDRANRSISTLNSVMIEYINGMKLIKAYNMGSKSFQKFSDAIREENAMWNETSRRMGPPYAAFVVIIECGMLLMVPLGGMFFLRGSLTASAFLLFLYVGSLYLTEIRPLQELGTNFANVLGAVTKAKEILDIPVYQGGSDFPENHDIELRNVRFSYDGKTDVLQGVNLKIQDGERMALVGQSGAGKSTIIELVSRFYDVQEGDVLIGGKNVKELDYDTILKNVAIVFQKTFLTRDSVLENIRMGSSASLEEVRAAAKEAQIDGFIMSLPDGYDTKVGSFGSRFSGGEKQRIAIARAILKNAPILILDEATSASDPENQMEIDKAIQNLCRGKTVIVVAHRLSALKLCDRVAVVENHTITCIGTHEEVRRKNAYYRKAWEDYEKARNITYRLEGGAGNA from the coding sequence ATGAAACAGAAAAAAGTCAACCGTGTGGCCCTGCTGCTCCACTGGGCGGGGGAGCAGAAGGTCTGGCTGTTTCTGGCAGTCTTTTTGTCAGCGGCCGGCGGGCTGTGCATTGTTGTCCCCTATATGGGGATCTATCAGCTGATGGACGCCGCCTTCAACGGAACCTGTACCAGGGAACTGGTGGTGCGGATCGTGGCAATGATCGCGGCGGCGGTGACTCTGCGCTTTGTGCTGTTCGGCGGCTCCGGGGTGGCGGCCCACAAGGGCGCCTACGGGGCGCTGTTCAAGGTGCGCTGCATGGTGGCGGAGCACATGGCCCGGGCGCCCCTGGGGGCGCTGAATGAGCGGCGCACCGGGGACATCAAGACGGTGCTGAACGAGGATATTGAGAAACTGGAACTGTTCCTGGCCCACAACCTGCCGGATCTGGTGTGCTATCTGGTGGGGCCGGTGGTGGTCTTCGCCTACCTGATGACCGTCAATATCCCCCTGGCGCTGGTCTCTCTGGTGCCGCTGATCCTGGCCGTCGCTGTGATGGGGGTCATGTTCCGCAATACGGATGACCTGATGGACCGGGCCAACCGCTCCATCAGCACCTTGAACTCCGTCATGATCGAGTACATCAACGGCATGAAACTGATCAAGGCCTACAACATGGGGAGCAAGTCCTTTCAAAAATTCTCCGATGCCATCCGCGAGGAAAACGCCATGTGGAATGAAACTTCCCGGCGGATGGGGCCGCCCTATGCGGCCTTTGTGGTCATCATCGAGTGCGGCATGCTGCTGATGGTGCCTCTTGGCGGGATGTTTTTCCTGAGAGGCTCCCTGACGGCCAGCGCTTTTCTGCTGTTCCTCTATGTGGGTTCCCTGTACCTGACGGAGATTCGGCCTCTGCAGGAACTGGGAACCAACTTCGCCAATGTGCTGGGCGCCGTTACCAAGGCAAAAGAGATTCTGGACATTCCTGTCTATCAGGGCGGGAGCGACTTCCCAGAGAACCACGACATTGAGCTGAGGAATGTGCGGTTTTCTTACGACGGCAAGACTGACGTGCTGCAGGGCGTCAACCTGAAGATCCAGGACGGCGAGCGTATGGCCCTGGTGGGGCAGTCCGGCGCCGGCAAGAGCACCATCATTGAACTGGTCTCCCGGTTCTATGATGTGCAGGAGGGCGATGTGCTGATCGGCGGGAAAAATGTGAAGGAGCTGGACTACGACACCATCTTGAAAAATGTGGCCATCGTGTTTCAAAAGACCTTCCTGACCCGGGACAGCGTTTTGGAGAACATCCGCATGGGGAGCAGCGCCAGTCTGGAGGAGGTGCGGGCTGCCGCGAAAGAGGCCCAGATCGACGGCTTTATCATGTCCCTGCCGGATGGCTACGACACCAAGGTGGGCAGCTTCGGCTCCCGGTTCTCCGGCGGCGAAAAGCAGCGCATCGCCATTGCACGGGCCATCCTGAAAAATGCCCCGATCCTGATTTTGGACGAGGCCACCAGCGCCTCCGACCCGGAAAACCAAATGGAGATCGACAAAGCCATTCAGAACCTCTGCAGGGGCAAGACCGTCATCGTAGTGGCCCACCGGCTCAGTGCTCTGAAACTGTGCGACCGGGTGGCCGTGGTGGAAAACCACACGATTACCTGCATCGGAACCCATGAGGAAGTCCGTCGAAAGAACGCCTACTACCGGAAAGCATGGGAGGACTATGAAAAGGCCCGGAACATCACCTATCGGCTGGAAGGGGGCGCGGGCAATGCGTGA